The Streptomyces europaeiscabiei genome window below encodes:
- a CDS encoding class I SAM-dependent DNA methyltransferase, with product MTTHHLHATRASYDTVAADYEKLLRDELASSPFERAMLDVFAERVLGAGGGRVADLGCGPGRVTGHLASLGLDICGIDLSPEMIAVARWAHPRLGFDVGTMTALDFADGSLAGALAWYSTVHTPPAELPPLFGEFYRVLAPGGLLAMAYKVGDESVHLAHAYGHPLDLDVYRFPPDLIAELLGDAGFVESARLVREADGPGTTASTPQAYVLARKPE from the coding sequence ATGACCACACACCACCTGCACGCCACCCGGGCGTCCTACGACACCGTCGCCGCCGACTACGAGAAGTTGCTGAGAGACGAGTTGGCGAGCAGCCCGTTCGAGCGGGCCATGCTGGATGTGTTCGCCGAGCGGGTGCTGGGCGCCGGGGGTGGACGCGTGGCGGACCTGGGGTGCGGCCCGGGGCGGGTCACCGGGCACCTGGCCTCGCTGGGGCTCGACATCTGCGGGATCGACCTCTCGCCGGAGATGATCGCCGTGGCCCGCTGGGCCCACCCTCGACTGGGGTTCGACGTGGGCACGATGACCGCGCTCGACTTCGCGGACGGCTCCCTGGCCGGCGCCCTCGCCTGGTACTCGACGGTCCACACCCCGCCCGCCGAACTCCCGCCGCTCTTCGGCGAGTTCTACCGGGTTCTCGCCCCCGGCGGCCTCCTCGCGATGGCGTACAAGGTCGGCGACGAGTCCGTGCACCTGGCGCATGCCTACGGCCACCCCCTCGATCTCGACGTCTACCGCTTCCCGCCGGACCTGATCGCGGAACTGCTGGGGGACGCCGGGTTCGTCGAGTCGGCGCGGCTGGTACGGGAGGCCGACGGCCCCGGCACCACGGCGAGCACTCCCCAGGCGTACGTGCTGGCGCGCAAGCCGGAATGA